From Paenibacillus thermoaerophilus:
CAACGCCTTAATAAACGCCACGCCACCCGCCATCAGCGTGCCCGTCAGCCAGATCGCATGCCGTACGACATCGTATCGGGAGGAAACGGCCAGCGATCCCGCTATCCACAGCAGACCCGCTCCATAGAAGAACCGTTCGTCGATATCCTCGAACAGCAGCACCAACAGCCCGATCAGGCACGAGGTGCCGATCAGCGAAGCGACCGCCGACACGACGGCGACAAGGACGCGGCTGGCGTAGCGGGCCCAGCGTTCATCCCGGCTTTTGGCCGAGTGCCGCAGCTTGCGGACGAAATGCGCCGCGCCGGCAACCAGGCCGGCCGCCGCAATCAAGCCGGCCAGCAGGAACGATTTGTTCCAGTAATGGGCCGCCAGCTCGACGAATTTGAACAGGACGAATACGCCGCTTGCGAACGCCGAGAGCATCCAGAGCGCCCGATGCTTGCCGTTCCTTCCGAACGCGGCGACGCTCGCGCCGATCAGCGCCGCATACCCGAGGTTGACGGTCCAACTGAGTCCGGGGGACTGCCAGTCGATAACGGAGGCCGCCAGCATCGCCGCATGGAACAACACCAGAGTCGGATACGGCAGCCACGCCGCCAACGACCGTCCCCCGAGCCCCGTCCAGGCAGCCGCGAACAGAAGCGCGTTCAGCCCGGCGAAGCTGAGTTGGAACGCAAGCGATGAAGCGTCCCATACTTCGTCCGCGTACGATCCCGCCGTCAACTCCAGCAGTATAAACGCCATCACCGCGTAGGTGCGGTACTTCGTCAACAGCCAGAACAGCAAGGCGGGCAGAAACCAGACGGCAAACAGCACGTAGCTGTCCGCATGGGAATTGTAGATTTGGCCGATCAATGCCGCCGACACGCCGAAAGCGACCGTTCCGCCCGCGATCGTCCAAGCGGGAAGCCAGGTCCGAAACACGGCGGGAAACAAGTAAAAAGCAAGCATCAACCCAAGGCTGCAGCCGATTTTGACTTGCCGGCCAAGCGCCGGCCAATTGGAGGCGAAGAAAAAAATCACGGCGCCCAGAAGCAGAATCAGCGCCCCCGTATACCCAAGCTGATAACCTCGCTGCTTGAGGCCCATCTTCATCCGGCTCCTTCCGTTGGTTCCTTCATGCTTCGAACCTGTCGCGGGCTAACAACGGCCGCCGATTCTTCGGCGAAACGGCAGCCGATAAGCCCCAAGCGGTCACTGGCCGTCCCCGCGGTTCCTCTCGGGCGCGCATGTTCCGTCCGCGCAGACGCCGCCGTCCGCCGAACCCGCTCCGGGATTAACCATCGTCAGCGGCTTCGATTCCTCCCAGGCTTTCCGCAGCACGTCCAGGAACACGTCGGGGGACTGCGCTCCGGACACGCCGTATTTGCGGTCGATGACATAAAACGGCACGCCTCTTATGCCCAGAGCGGCTCCCTCCTGCTCCTCGCGGCGAACCTCGTCGGCGAATTGCCCTCCGTCCAGCACCCGGGCGGTTTCCTCCCGGTCGAGTCCGGCTTGCGCCGCGATCTCGATGAGGGTCTCTCTCTCACCGATATGCCGGGAATCGGTAAAATGCGCTTTGAACAGCAGCTCCGACACTTCCGCCCGTTTGCCGAACTGCGCCGCATAATGGGTCAAGCGATGGGCATCCAACGTATTCGTCAGCTTTAGCGTATCCATCCGGTATTCGAGGCCGACCTCGGCCGCCTGCCGGACGACATCGTCATTCCAAGCTTTCGCCCGTTCCCGGCTCATCCCGTATTTCGACGCGAGCATATCGTGGACATCGTAGGGCACCGACACAGGCGCATCGGGGTCCAGCTCGAAGCTGCGGAAGGTCACTTCCACGCGATCTTTATGCTCGAACCGCTCCAGCCCGGCCTCGAACCGGCGCTTCCCGAGATAACAAAACGGACACGCGAAGTCCGACCAGATCTCTACTTTCATCCTATTGCCTCCTTGGATATGGAATTCTCGCTTATTCACCACAACCGGACCGGCTGCGCGTCAGAACAGCTCCATCTGCCGGGGGATATCCGGCTCCCGGCGCTGTCCGAGCAGCGCCATCAGCTTCTTGGCGCTGCCGGCCGCATGTCCGCCGGAGTTGTTGTTGAAAATGACATAAACGTTGCGAGACTGCGCCTCAAGCGATTGGATCAGCGGCTTCCACTCGGCCAGCTCCCGCTCGCTGTAATCGTACAAATAGCGGACCTCCCGCCAATTCGGCGCATTCGAAGCGCGCCAGCCCGCCGCGTTCCGCCCGTGGAACCGGACGACCGTGCCCTCGCTGTGCGTCGCCGCCGGAACGATCGGAACCGAACCCGGCATCACCTGCGGCTCGTCGCAAACTGCGTGCATCCAGCCCTGCTCCCGCAGGAAAGCCAGCGTCCGCTCCCGATATTCGGGGCTGTACCAGCTCTGATGCCGGAATTCGATCGCCGCGGGCCAATCGCTGGCCAGTTCCCTCACCCGGCACAGCCGCTGCACATGCTCCCGGGTACAGTCGAACCACGGGGGAAACTGAAACAGCACGGCCCCCAACTTGCCCGCTTCGCGGATCGGAGCAAGCGAATCGGCGAACGCGGCGAATATCGCTTCCTCCGAAGCATACGGTCCGAAGTCCGCGTCCGCGCCAGACGCTCCCCCCGCCGAGAGTCCCGAACGCCCGCCGCCCCCGCGCCGCCGCTCGTGACCGGTCATGCCCTGGTACGCCTTGACGACAAACCGGAATTCGGACGGCGTCTCGTCTACCCATTTGGCCGTCACGCGCGCGGGCTGGATCGCATAAAACGAGCTGTCCACCTCGACCGTCAGAAAATGCTCGGCATACGTGCTCAGCTTGCTGCCGCGTATGCCTTGTTCGTATAACGAATCATGGTCGCCCCATCCCGCAAGTCCAATGACGATCATCGCGCCCCTCCTTCCGGCTTCCCGCTCGCGGCCGCCCGTGTCGGCAACGGACACTTGCCCGGAGCATTTCCCTTCTAGTGTACCTTCCGTCCGCCCGCCGAGCAAACAAACGCAAACATCCCGCCCCCTCCAGGCGGGCGGGATGCGAAGCGGACACGCCGTCCGGTCACTCGGACATGACGTTCCAATCGAACTGTTTCGAGGCGAGCAGTCTCTTCTCGCCGTTAAACTCCTCGTAAATCTCGACCTTGTACTGGTTCAGGTAAGGAAGTTTGTGGAACAGGATGTCGTCGTTAAACGTGATGA
This genomic window contains:
- a CDS encoding GDYXXLXY domain-containing protein, with protein sequence MGLKQRGYQLGYTGALILLLGAVIFFFASNWPALGRQVKIGCSLGLMLAFYLFPAVFRTWLPAWTIAGGTVAFGVSAALIGQIYNSHADSYVLFAVWFLPALLFWLLTKYRTYAVMAFILLELTAGSYADEVWDASSLAFQLSFAGLNALLFAAAWTGLGGRSLAAWLPYPTLVLFHAAMLAASVIDWQSPGLSWTVNLGYAALIGASVAAFGRNGKHRALWMLSAFASGVFVLFKFVELAAHYWNKSFLLAGLIAAAGLVAGAAHFVRKLRHSAKSRDERWARYASRVLVAVVSAVASLIGTSCLIGLLVLLFEDIDERFFYGAGLLWIAGSLAVSSRYDVVRHAIWLTGTLMAGGVAFIKALNHEPAYALALIAALALYLWKTSSVGAKLMTWIWLNALAWPLLKLWADNNSAVWLAIGLVNLGAAYAGFLHEWLRRLAWIGGWVSLYAILLEERAVNGAYVFYNGLFIAVVTAAVLLAQKRSDTFRYRTALAAWAMFFVHLYYDLAWKLLHKSAALAGLGLIVLFVTFALQKRSGYAFPRPERRVGRRWWAALIVLQLALLGVQAAKSETLLAKGTEIKLRLSSEAPRSLLQGDYLLLSYEIGELFEFERSPFGEAAGEDREWRPGRRISVALAPDRGEGIYRYAGAYRLNGRLRETETGAAARTDLVWITGRTQGLPGRVEYGIEHFYVPEGEGKALKERVRYAIVKVGKGGDAILADVAER
- a CDS encoding DsbA family oxidoreductase, with amino-acid sequence MKVEIWSDFACPFCYLGKRRFEAGLERFEHKDRVEVTFRSFELDPDAPVSVPYDVHDMLASKYGMSRERAKAWNDDVVRQAAEVGLEYRMDTLKLTNTLDAHRLTHYAAQFGKRAEVSELLFKAHFTDSRHIGERETLIEIAAQAGLDREETARVLDGGQFADEVRREEQEGAALGIRGVPFYVIDRKYGVSGAQSPDVFLDVLRKAWEESKPLTMVNPGAGSADGGVCADGTCAPERNRGDGQ
- a CDS encoding DUF72 domain-containing protein; this translates as MIVIGLAGWGDHDSLYEQGIRGSKLSTYAEHFLTVEVDSSFYAIQPARVTAKWVDETPSEFRFVVKAYQGMTGHERRRGGGGRSGLSAGGASGADADFGPYASEEAIFAAFADSLAPIREAGKLGAVLFQFPPWFDCTREHVQRLCRVRELASDWPAAIEFRHQSWYSPEYRERTLAFLREQGWMHAVCDEPQVMPGSVPIVPAATHSEGTVVRFHGRNAAGWRASNAPNWREVRYLYDYSERELAEWKPLIQSLEAQSRNVYVIFNNNSGGHAAGSAKKLMALLGQRREPDIPRQMELF